Sequence from the Nocardia cyriacigeorgica GUH-2 genome:
ACTCACCACCAGCACCAGATCGCCGGCCGGGATCCGCGCTTCACGCACCGCCCAGCCGACAACTTTGTCCACGGCATTGTGGCGGCCGATGTCTTCGCGGACCGCCAGCACGGAGCCGTCGGCGGTGAACAGCCCCGCCGCGTGCAGACCGCCGGTGGCATCGAACACCGACTGCTCCGCGCGCAGCGCGTCGGGCAGCCCGGCGAGCACCTCGACCCCGATCATTGCGGCCGGTGTCGGCAGCGGGAAGCGGGTCCGGGTGCGGACCTCGTCGAGCGCGGATTTCCCGCACAGCCCGCAGGCGCTGGTGGTCAGGAAGTTTCTGGCCTTGACCGGGGCGGGCGTGCGCAGCGTGACATCGAGGACGTTGTAGGTGTTGCGGCCCTCGTCGTCGGTGCCTGCGCAGTAGCGGGCGGCGAGGATGTCGTCGACCGCGTCGATGATGCCCTCGGCGAACAGGAATCCGTGCACCAGGTCGATATCGCTGCCGGGTGTGCGCATGGTGATGGTCAGTGAGGCGCCGTCCACCCGGATCTCCAGCGGCTCCTCGACTGCCAAGGTGTCGGGCCGCTGCACCAGGCCGGTGGAGGAGACGCGCTGCATCCGGCGGCGCGCGGTGACCCGGCTCATGAGGTTGCCCGCTCCAGCCGGATGGTGACCGCCTTGGCCACCGGCGTGTTCGATCTCGCCGCCACATGATCGAGCGGGATCAGCGGGTTGGTCTCCGGGTAGTAGGCGGCGGCATTGCCGCGCGGAGTGGAGTAGGCGACGAGGCGGAAGCCCTCGACCCGGCGTTCGACGCCGTCGCTCCACTCCGAGACCAGATCGACCAGTTCACCGTCGGCGAAGCCGAGTTCGGCGAGGTCGCCGGCATTGACCAGCACCACCCGGCGGCCGCCGTGGATCCCGCGATAGCGATCCTCGAGTCCGTAGATGGTGGTGTTGTACTGGTCGTGGCTGCGCAAGGTTTGCAGGATCAGCCGGCCCGGCGGCACCGGCAGCCAGCTGAGCTCGTTGACGGCGAAGTTGGCGCGGCCGGTGGCGGTGCGGAATTCGCGGGCATCGCGCGGCGGATGCGGCAGCACGAAGCCGTTGCGCTGCCGGACCCTGCGGTTGTAGTCGGCGCAGCCGGGCACCACGCGGGCGATGGCGTCGCGGATGCGGTCGTAATCGCGGCGGAACTCGGCCCACGGCACCGGATGGCCGGGGCCGAACAGCTGCTGGGCCAGCTCGCAGACGATGGCGACCTCGCTGCGCAGGTGCTCGCTCACCGGGTGCAGCCTGCCGGTGGACAGATGCACCATCGACATCGAATCCTCCACCGAGACCTGCTGTTTCACCCCGTCTTGCAGATCCAGGTCGGTGCGGCCCAGGGTGGGTAGGATCAGGGCGGTGGCCCCGTGCACGACATGGCTGCGGTTGAGTTTCGTGGAGACCTGCACGGTGAGATCGCAGGCGCGCAAGGCCGCCTCGGTGACCTCGGTGTCGGGGGTGGCGGCGACGAAATTGCCGCCCATGCCGAAGAACACGCGCGCCTTACCGTCGCGCATGGCGCGGATGGCGTTCACCGTGTCCAGGCCGTGTGCGCGCGGCGCGGTGATGCCGAACTCGCGCTCCAGCGCGGCCAGGAAGGTTTCGGGCATCTTCTCCCATATGCCCATGGTGCGGTCGCCCTGCACATTGGAGTGTCCGCGCACCGGGCACACACCGGCGCCGGGTTTGCCGATCATGCCGCGCATCAGCAGCAGGTTGGTGGCCTCTTCGATGGTCGCCACACCATGGGACTGCTGGGTCAAACCCATGGCCCAGCAGATGATGACCCGCTCGGATTCGGCGAACAGGCGGGCGGTGCGGTCGAGCTGTTCGCGGCTGAGGCCGGTGGCCTGTTCGACGATGCCGAGATCGACGGCGCGGACCTGCTTTTCGTATTCGGCGAACCCGGCGGTGTGCGCGTCGACGAAGGCCCGGTCGACGACGCTGCCCGGCGCGCGGTCCTCGGCCTCGAACAGCAACTTGCCCAGGCCCTGGAACAGCGCCATATCGCCGCCGAGCCGGATCTGGAGGAAATCGTCGGCGATGGGGACCCCGGTGGTGAGGCCGCGGATCGTCTGCGGGTCGCGGAAGCCGATCAGCCCGGTTTCCGGCAGCGGGTTGACCGCGATGACGCGGGCCCCCGCCGCTTTGGCATCGGCCAGGGCGCTGAGCATGCGCGGATGGTTGGTGCCCGGGTTCTGGCCGGCCACGATGATGAGATCGGCGGCGGCGAAATCGTCGATGGTCACCGAGCCCTTGCCGATGCCGATCGAGCTGGTCAGCGCGGTGCCGGAGGATTCGTGGCACATATTCGAGCAGTCGGGCAGGTTGTTGGTGCCGAAGCTGCGCACCAGCAGTTGATAGAGGAACGCGGTCTCGTTGGCGGTGCGGCCGGAGGTGTAGAAGACCGCTTCGTCGGGGGTGGCGAGGGCGTTGAGGTGATCGGCGATCAGCTGGTAGGCGTCGTCCCAATCGATGGGGACGTAGTGATCCTGGCCGGGGCGCAGCACCATCGGGTGGGTCAGCCGGCCCTGCCTGCCCAGCCAGTACCCGGACTTGCCCGCCAGTTCGGTGAGCGAGTGCGCGGCGAAGAATTCCGGGGTGACGGTGCGCAGCGTGGCTTCCTCGCCGACCGCCTTCGCGCCGTTCTCGCAGAACTCGGCGGGCCTGCGATGACCGGTGGGTTCGGGCCAGGCGCAGCCGGGGCAGTCGAACCCGTCGACCTGATTGAGCCGCACCAGCGTGCGGGCCGTGCGCGCCACACCCATGTCCTCGACCGCCCGCTTCAGCGCGACGCCGACCGCGGTGACGCCGGCCGCCTGCTGTTTCGGCGCGGTCACCGTCAGGGCGGACTCATCGATATCCTCGGCCGGTCCTTTGCGGTGCATGCGCCCATTGTGCCCCGGCTCACGCCGGGCGCGAGCGAAGGGTGAGCGGCCGGGGCCTACCCGGTTGCGTCGGCGGCGGCCGGGTCGGGTCCGGGTTGGTAGGTCAGTACCCGTTCGCTGATCCGGATCCGGCCGCCGGGCGGCAGTTCGGTGGGGGTGCGGCCGAGGCGTGCCCACTCCGGCGAATCGGGTGTGGCCAGGAAGGTGCCCGACGCGGTGCCTGCGTCGCGGACGAAGACCTTGCCGTTGCTCACCGACACATAGGCATGGACCCGCGAGATGTGGCGGTCGCGTTGCAGCACGATCGGGGCCGCGGTGGCGCGGCGCACCGACTCGTCGGCGGAGGGGCCCCGGCCGATGACGTACGGACGATCCAGCGGATAGGTGGCGCCGTCCTCGGCGAGCAACACGCCCGCGGCTGGTGTGCTCGGTGCGGCTCCGACGGCCAGGCGTGGGCGTCGGCGGACCGTTTCCTGTGGTCCTGGTTTGTGCAGCGCCACCGGTTCCGGCGGATCCGAGCGCAGCGTGCCCGGGGCCTGCGACCAGGCCAGCGACATGGCCTGGGTGCCATCGGGCCGCGGGTTCGCGCGGTGCCGGGCGGGGGCCGACGGGGTGTTGGCCACCGGCGGTGCCGCGCTGGTCGGAGGGTGCGGGTCGGGTTCGGCGTCGGCGACGGCGAAGCCGGCCGGGGCGGTGGCGGGTGGCTCGCCCGGTGTCGCGTCGGAACGCGCCACGCGGCCGGCGGGCTGACGACCACTGCGCCGAACGCCCGCGCGCAACACGAATCCACCACCGGGAACCACGCCGGCGCGCAGATCGGTGCGTGGATGCTCGGCGAGCCGGCTGCTGGCATCAGGGCCGATCGCGATGGTGCGGAAAGGTTCACGGACGATCTCGTCCACCCAGGTGAATGCTCGGGAACCGGTGAGTCGCCGAGCTCCCTCGGCGCCGTCGATCATGGCGGCCACGGCGCCGCGCAACAACACCAGCGTGCCGTCATCGGTGGGGGCGAGTACGCCGAACGGCGGCGGTGCGGATCCCGCTCCGAACACCACTGCCGCCAGCCGCTGGGCAATGGCCGCACCCGGATGTTCGGTCTCCGCCACTGCCTCCACCGCACCGAGAATCCGCTCGGTGGAGGCGGTTTCGCCGCCGATGTAGATGATGACGTCGTCGAAGCGCGCCACCAGGCCATCGCCTGGCGCGACGCCGACTGTGGATGATCTGCCGCGCACTCGCGCCTCCTTCCTGGCGCACCACGGGGTCCAGCATAGAGGTCGTTCGAGTGTCGGACCGGGGGATGAAGACCGTCGGCGGGACGGTTGAGTGCCGCGAGGTTCGGTGGCGCACGTGCGGACGGGCATCGGTGCAGGTGGAAGTCGGCGACCAGCGGGATGACCCGCGCTGGTGACTTGCGGGACCGTGGTCGTGTCGCTCACTGGGGCCATCGCGGCCGGTCGGCTCGGGTGCCTGTGCGGCCGGTCCTGCCGGCCCCTGCGGCTCGGGGCAGAGGCGGAGGTTCGCGCAGCCGACCCGCACCAGCCCGCGATCACTGCTCGCCCGCGACTACCGTTGGGCCGGTGATGCGTGCCACCGTCCCGTCCGACCTTCCCCTGCTTCAGGACATCGAACGGGCGGCGGGCGCGCCGTTCGCCGAGATCGGGATGACGGCGGTCGCCGATGACGAGCCGCCGAGCATCGAGACCTTGCGCGAGTTCGCCGATGCCGGACGTGCCTGGGTGTGGACCGACGCCGGGGTGCCCGTCGCGTACCTGGTCCTGGCCGTCGTGGATGGCAACGCCCACATCGAGCAGGTCTCGGTGCACCCCACACACGCGGGCCTGCGGATCGGCCGCCGGCTGATCGACCACGCGGCCCGGTGGGCCCAGGATCGGGCCCTGCCCGCGCTCACCCTGACCACGTTCACCGAGGTCGAATGGAACGGCCCGTACTACCAGCGAATGGGCTTCCGCTACCTGTCCGCCGAGGAGGAAACCCCGGGCCTGCGGGCCATTCGCGCCGCCGAAGCCGCGCACGGACTGGACCGATGGCCCCGGGCGTGCATGCGCGCCGAGGTCGCGGGCTGGACCGCGCACTGAGCACTCGGTCTACCGAGCACGGCGTGCGAATGATCCTCACGCCCCTTGCGATCGGATAGCTAGTCGGTTCTCTCCGCTGCGAGCGCCTCTTCCGCAGCGGGCAGTGCGGCCGCGCGGTCCTCCGCGACGAGTCCGATGCGGGTGCGGCGGTCGAGGAGGTCGGCGGGGCCGAGGGCGCCTTCGTGGGAGATCGCCCAGGCGAATTCCGCTCGGGTGACGTCGATTCCGGGGGCCACCGGTTCGAGCAGGGCCGGGTCGGCGTCGGTCTGGGCGAGCACGGCGGTTGCTTCCGAGCCGTAGCGTTCGACCAGCAGGGGCGGGGCGGCGATCTTGTCGCGGGCGGCGCCGGAGACGGCGCCGACCAGCGGCAGCCGCTTCGTGCGGCAGGGGCCCGCGGTGAGGCCGGCGTGTGTGACGGCGGCGTCGACGGTGTCCTCGGCCATCTTGCGGTAGGTGGTGAGCTTGCCGCCGACGATGGTGATCAGGCCGTCGGGGGAGTGCAGGACGGCGTGTTCGCGGGAGATGTCGGCGGTGCTGTCGGTGCCGGTTTTCAGTAGCGGGCGCAGTCCGGCGTAGCTGCCGCGGATGTCGGCGCGGGTCAGCGGTTCCCGCAGAGCGGGGTTGATGGTGTCGAGCAGGAAATCGATCTCCGTGTCGGTCGGCCGGGGTTCGTCGGGCACCGGGCCGGGGGAGTCCTCGTCGGTCAGGCCCAGGTAGACACGGCCGTGCGCGGCGGGGAAGGCGAAGACGAAACGGCTGGTGCTGCCCGGCACCGGCACCGTCAGCGAGGCGCTCAATCCGCCGAAGGCGGCGGCGTCGAAGACCAGGTGGGTGCCCCGGCTGGGCCGCAGTTCGATACTCGGGTCGACCTGATCGGCCCACACGCCGGTGGCGTTGACGACGGCACGGGCGCGCACGCTCAGCGTCTCGCCGGTGCGGGTATCCCGTAGCGTCGCGGAATCGCCGGTGGCAGCGGTCACCTCGACGCGGGTGAGTACCGAGGCACCGGCCGCCGCGGCGGTGCGCGCCAGCGCCACCACCAGTCGCGCGTCGTCCACCAGCTGCCCGTCCCACGCCGTCAGACCGCCGCGCAGCCCGTCCCGGCGCACCGTGGGCGCCAGTCGCAGCGCCTCGGCCGCCGCGACTCGCCGCGAACGTGGCAGCAGGCTCGCCGGTGTGCCCGCGCCCCGGCGCAGCAGATCACCGGCCAGGAAACCGGCCCGCACCAGCGCGCTCTGCGCCATCCCCAACTCCGGCAGCAACGGCACCAGCTGCGGAAGCGGACGCACCAGATGCGGTGCCGTGGTGCGGATCAGGATGCCGCGCTCCACCGCGCTCTCATGCGCGATCCCGACGTGCCCGCCGGCCAGATACCGCAGCCCGCCGTGCACCAGTTTGGAACTCCACCGGCTGGTACCGAACGCCAGATCGTGCCGTTCCACCAGCACGGTGCGCAGTCCACGGGACGCGGCGTCGAGCGCGACACCGGTTCCGGTTACGCCGCCGCCGATCACCAACACGTCGATCTGCTCCGCGTCGCCGAGCGCCGCGAGTTCGCGCCGGCGCCGGTGCGCGTTGAGCGCCGAGTCGCCGGTGCGTGCCGAATTGCGTGTCATCACAGTCCTTGTCGTCGGTCGGACACGGTGCCGGGGTCGGCCGGGGCGCTCGGTGTGGCATCGCAGGAGGCCGGTCGGGGAGCCAGATAGCCGTCGACGGCGCGGGCCAGCTCGGTGTCGAGGGCGGCGCCGTCGAGCAGCCCCGACACCGTCTCCGCCGACTGCACCACCGATTGCGCGATGAGCAGCAGCATCGTCGCCATCTGTGCGGGATCACCGTCGCGGACCGATCCATCCGCGTGGCCCTCCCGGATCGCTGCGGTGAACAGGTCGATCAGATGGCGCTGATTGCGGCCGAGCCTGCCGAAGACGTAGGTGAGCATCAGGTCGGTGTCGGCGCGGAAGATCTTGCGGAACAAGGGGTTCGCGCGCACCGCGGCCGCGCCGGCGACGATGCCGTCGACCAGGCGCTG
This genomic interval carries:
- a CDS encoding FHA domain-containing protein; its protein translation is MRGRSSTVGVAPGDGLVARFDDVIIYIGGETASTERILGAVEAVAETEHPGAAIAQRLAAVVFGAGSAPPPFGVLAPTDDGTLVLLRGAVAAMIDGAEGARRLTGSRAFTWVDEIVREPFRTIAIGPDASSRLAEHPRTDLRAGVVPGGGFVLRAGVRRSGRQPAGRVARSDATPGEPPATAPAGFAVADAEPDPHPPTSAAPPVANTPSAPARHRANPRPDGTQAMSLAWSQAPGTLRSDPPEPVALHKPGPQETVRRRPRLAVGAAPSTPAAGVLLAEDGATYPLDRPYVIGRGPSADESVRRATAAPIVLQRDRHISRVHAYVSVSNGKVFVRDAGTASGTFLATPDSPEWARLGRTPTELPPGGRIRISERVLTYQPGPDPAAADATG
- a CDS encoding GNAT family N-acetyltransferase, which gives rise to MRATVPSDLPLLQDIERAAGAPFAEIGMTAVADDEPPSIETLREFADAGRAWVWTDAGVPVAYLVLAVVDGNAHIEQVSVHPTHAGLRIGRRLIDHAARWAQDRALPALTLTTFTEVEWNGPYYQRMGFRYLSAEEETPGLRAIRAAEAAHGLDRWPRACMRAEVAGWTAH
- the fdhD gene encoding formate dehydrogenase accessory sulfurtransferase FdhD, giving the protein MSRVTARRRMQRVSSTGLVQRPDTLAVEEPLEIRVDGASLTITMRTPGSDIDLVHGFLFAEGIIDAVDDILAARYCAGTDDEGRNTYNVLDVTLRTPAPVKARNFLTTSACGLCGKSALDEVRTRTRFPLPTPAAMIGVEVLAGLPDALRAEQSVFDATGGLHAAGLFTADGSVLAVREDIGRHNAVDKVVGWAVREARIPAGDLVLVVSGRASFELVQKAVMSGIPLLAAVSAPSSLAVDLAAESGLTLAGFVRGETMNIYTHPDRIITDSSAHSRPA
- a CDS encoding glycerol-3-phosphate dehydrogenase/oxidase yields the protein MTRNSARTGDSALNAHRRRRELAALGDAEQIDVLVIGGGVTGTGVALDAASRGLRTVLVERHDLAFGTSRWSSKLVHGGLRYLAGGHVGIAHESAVERGILIRTTAPHLVRPLPQLVPLLPELGMAQSALVRAGFLAGDLLRRGAGTPASLLPRSRRVAAAEALRLAPTVRRDGLRGGLTAWDGQLVDDARLVVALARTAAAAGASVLTRVEVTAATGDSATLRDTRTGETLSVRARAVVNATGVWADQVDPSIELRPSRGTHLVFDAAAFGGLSASLTVPVPGSTSRFVFAFPAAHGRVYLGLTDEDSPGPVPDEPRPTDTEIDFLLDTINPALREPLTRADIRGSYAGLRPLLKTGTDSTADISREHAVLHSPDGLITIVGGKLTTYRKMAEDTVDAAVTHAGLTAGPCRTKRLPLVGAVSGAARDKIAAPPLLVERYGSEATAVLAQTDADPALLEPVAPGIDVTRAEFAWAISHEGALGPADLLDRRTRIGLVAEDRAAALPAAEEALAAERTD
- a CDS encoding TetR/AcrR family transcriptional regulator, which gives rise to MTVADEPGAEPSAIDRSILDAARACVAEFGVRRTTLTEVARRAGVSRPTVYRRWPDTGSLVADLLVRELGDILATAIPADGVVRQRLVDGIVAGAAAVRANPLFRKIFRADTDLMLTYVFGRLGRNQRHLIDLFTAAIREGHADGSVRDGDPAQMATMLLLIAQSVVQSAETVSGLLDGAALDTELARAVDGYLAPRPASCDATPSAPADPGTVSDRRQGL
- a CDS encoding FdhF/YdeP family oxidoreductase; this encodes MHRKGPAEDIDESALTVTAPKQQAAGVTAVGVALKRAVEDMGVARTARTLVRLNQVDGFDCPGCAWPEPTGHRRPAEFCENGAKAVGEEATLRTVTPEFFAAHSLTELAGKSGYWLGRQGRLTHPMVLRPGQDHYVPIDWDDAYQLIADHLNALATPDEAVFYTSGRTANETAFLYQLLVRSFGTNNLPDCSNMCHESSGTALTSSIGIGKGSVTIDDFAAADLIIVAGQNPGTNHPRMLSALADAKAAGARVIAVNPLPETGLIGFRDPQTIRGLTTGVPIADDFLQIRLGGDMALFQGLGKLLFEAEDRAPGSVVDRAFVDAHTAGFAEYEKQVRAVDLGIVEQATGLSREQLDRTARLFAESERVIICWAMGLTQQSHGVATIEEATNLLLMRGMIGKPGAGVCPVRGHSNVQGDRTMGIWEKMPETFLAALEREFGITAPRAHGLDTVNAIRAMRDGKARVFFGMGGNFVAATPDTEVTEAALRACDLTVQVSTKLNRSHVVHGATALILPTLGRTDLDLQDGVKQQVSVEDSMSMVHLSTGRLHPVSEHLRSEVAIVCELAQQLFGPGHPVPWAEFRRDYDRIRDAIARVVPGCADYNRRVRQRNGFVLPHPPRDAREFRTATGRANFAVNELSWLPVPPGRLILQTLRSHDQYNTTIYGLEDRYRGIHGGRRVVLVNAGDLAELGFADGELVDLVSEWSDGVERRVEGFRLVAYSTPRGNAAAYYPETNPLIPLDHVAARSNTPVAKAVTIRLERATS